A stretch of the Rhodohalobacter mucosus genome encodes the following:
- a CDS encoding endonuclease domain-containing protein has protein sequence MKRPIISYNPKLKKLARELRNNSTMSEIILWKHLKGRQMYGYDFHRQRPVDQFIVDFICSELWLVIELYGYSHLLEVQAAADIARERRLQELGLNVIRFWNEEVLKDIDYVLGAIEHEVLLQKRKLGL, from the coding sequence ATGAAGAGACCTATCATATCATACAATCCAAAGCTGAAAAAGCTGGCCCGTGAGCTTCGGAACAACAGCACCATGAGTGAGATCATCCTGTGGAAGCATCTGAAAGGGAGACAGATGTACGGATATGACTTTCACCGGCAGCGACCGGTTGATCAGTTTATTGTTGATTTCATCTGCAGCGAGCTGTGGCTGGTCATTGAGCTGTATGGATATTCTCATCTGTTGGAGGTTCAGGCAGCAGCAGACATTGCCAGAGAGAGAAGACTTCAGGAGCTGGGCCTGAACGTAATCCGTTTCTGGAATGAGGAAGTCTTGAAGGATATCGATTATGTGCTGGGTGCGATAGAGCATGAGGTATTGTTGCAGAAACGAAAGCTGGGGCTGTAA
- a CDS encoding PAS domain S-box protein, whose amino-acid sequence MSNNLRILFKVIDDGILITDPEDDNIIVDANPEVCELLGYKREEINGLKREDLFVDPPTFSQTMKPGKSRQVARHKSGRLIEVETTAKDVQLEDLGKMCCTIVRPISEDSKAFHSTGDYNRLLDLQNEIAKIFNEKGTFEELLSKCMNRINSYFNLDIGHLFIRKSDNAKSVYESCLLEKNTAGPGYDEFVQASRSTSFNLGEGFVGKTALEKRPFWVQKPDLSQDYLRAEPLMASGIQLGLMVPVIVDEETEAVIEFYSSEQQMIDDTTEHILESLGKQIGFMLERKRRVEQLSDEKENYRLLAENSTDVITRQAPDGTYLYVSPACKAIMGYNPDELVGTSAYSYCHPDDIDRLSELRQKVSDTDDTLVIDYRIREKEGGWTWVESANRALRTSESDEVTEIQTVMRDITIRKEYEKRLKSQVHLNEKIIDSMPGIFFIISSSGVVERVNDELRELTGYNPDIEKKMFYEFVDPDDELLALDSFREAFDFGLTDLELRIKGIDGESVPYVISALVDELNEERYLIGTGINIEERKKIEKQLVSEKQFTDHALNSLPGLFYVLDENQNFVRVNDNFVKALGYTRDELDEMEPLDFYLEEDQQRMLKAVERAFQEGSATLTSRIKTKDGHLPCYELTGTFFRDKGKNYILGTGIDITEQRRLETLLQQAHSLARIGAWEVDLLNDKVTWSQVTKEIHEVNADFEPDLNLGINFYKPGKSRKAILNAIEQLIESGTPFDVELQIITAKGNERWIRAIGKAERVNGKCIRMYGSFQDIHEKKVIEEQIRESLKEKEILLSEVHHRVKNNLALVSGFLQLQAFRTEHDYTQKVLLDSQSRIKSIALIHEDLYQYSSYTKIDAKKNAAKLIDHLGYFSGQYEKIDVQLTGDEVLLNINQAVPFAIVINELVTNCYKHAFSETDEGHIRVDIRRQDKKVLLEITDNGRGLPENFSMDDEESLGMTLVKALVTQLDGEFCYQRNEIGTSFFLSFDISESVKGSSSNI is encoded by the coding sequence ATGAGTAACAATCTTCGCATACTGTTTAAGGTGATCGATGACGGTATTCTTATCACGGATCCCGAAGATGACAACATTATTGTGGATGCCAACCCGGAAGTCTGCGAACTTTTGGGATATAAGCGTGAAGAGATCAATGGGCTTAAGAGGGAGGATTTGTTTGTAGATCCCCCCACATTCAGCCAAACCATGAAGCCGGGTAAAAGCAGACAAGTAGCCAGGCATAAAAGCGGACGGCTGATTGAGGTGGAAACCACTGCAAAAGATGTGCAACTTGAGGATCTTGGAAAGATGTGCTGCACCATCGTTCGGCCGATATCAGAGGATAGCAAGGCATTTCATTCGACAGGAGACTATAACAGATTGCTGGATCTGCAAAATGAAATTGCCAAGATTTTCAACGAAAAGGGAACATTTGAAGAGCTTCTGAGCAAATGCATGAATCGCATTAACTCGTATTTCAATTTGGATATAGGCCATCTGTTCATCAGGAAGTCCGACAACGCAAAAAGCGTATATGAGTCATGTCTGCTGGAAAAAAACACAGCCGGACCCGGTTATGATGAGTTCGTACAAGCATCAAGAAGCACGTCTTTTAATCTTGGGGAGGGATTTGTAGGTAAAACCGCTCTTGAAAAAAGGCCGTTTTGGGTTCAAAAACCGGACCTCAGCCAAGATTATTTGAGGGCAGAACCCTTGATGGCGTCCGGCATTCAGTTGGGTTTAATGGTACCTGTGATTGTGGATGAAGAGACAGAGGCCGTTATTGAATTCTACTCCTCTGAGCAGCAAATGATAGATGACACTACAGAGCACATTCTTGAAAGCCTTGGTAAGCAAATCGGCTTCATGCTAGAGCGAAAAAGGCGTGTAGAGCAATTGAGTGATGAGAAAGAAAATTACCGGCTTCTGGCTGAAAACTCAACGGACGTAATTACCCGCCAGGCTCCTGACGGCACCTATCTTTATGTTTCACCCGCTTGTAAAGCCATAATGGGATACAATCCGGACGAACTGGTTGGAACGTCTGCTTACAGTTACTGCCATCCGGATGATATTGACAGACTTTCGGAACTACGCCAAAAAGTTTCCGATACTGATGATACACTGGTTATTGACTACAGGATCAGGGAAAAGGAGGGTGGCTGGACGTGGGTGGAATCTGCAAACCGAGCTCTTAGGACTTCTGAGTCCGATGAAGTCACTGAGATTCAGACCGTAATGCGCGATATAACGATTCGCAAAGAATATGAAAAAAGACTCAAAAGCCAGGTCCATCTCAATGAAAAGATCATCGATAGTATGCCGGGTATCTTTTTCATCATCTCCAGCAGCGGGGTTGTTGAGAGAGTGAACGATGAACTCAGGGAGTTGACAGGATACAATCCTGACATTGAGAAAAAAATGTTCTATGAGTTTGTGGATCCCGATGATGAGCTATTGGCATTGGATAGCTTCCGGGAAGCGTTTGATTTTGGTTTGACGGATTTGGAACTGCGAATCAAAGGTATTGATGGAGAGAGTGTGCCCTATGTTATTTCTGCTTTAGTTGATGAGCTCAATGAAGAGCGCTATCTGATCGGCACAGGGATCAATATTGAGGAGCGGAAGAAGATTGAAAAGCAGCTGGTAAGCGAAAAACAGTTTACTGATCACGCTCTGAATTCTCTACCCGGACTCTTTTACGTGCTTGATGAGAATCAAAACTTTGTTCGTGTCAATGACAACTTCGTTAAGGCTCTGGGCTACACAAGGGATGAACTGGATGAGATGGAACCACTCGACTTCTACCTTGAAGAGGACCAGCAACGCATGCTCAAGGCAGTGGAACGCGCTTTTCAGGAAGGATCGGCTACGCTGACATCCAGGATAAAGACCAAAGATGGCCATTTGCCATGCTATGAACTCACCGGCACCTTTTTTCGGGATAAAGGTAAAAACTACATTCTTGGAACGGGTATAGACATTACGGAGCAGCGCAGACTGGAGACTCTGCTTCAGCAGGCCCACAGCCTGGCTCGAATCGGTGCATGGGAAGTGGACCTTCTAAATGATAAAGTGACATGGTCACAGGTTACGAAAGAGATTCATGAGGTGAATGCGGATTTTGAACCGGACCTGAATTTGGGGATCAATTTCTACAAGCCGGGTAAGAGCCGGAAAGCCATTCTTAATGCGATTGAGCAGCTGATCGAATCCGGCACCCCGTTTGACGTTGAACTGCAGATTATTACTGCAAAGGGAAACGAACGGTGGATTCGCGCGATAGGCAAGGCTGAAAGAGTGAATGGAAAATGTATTCGCATGTACGGCAGCTTTCAGGATATACACGAGAAAAAAGTTATCGAAGAGCAGATTCGGGAGTCACTGAAGGAGAAAGAGATCCTGCTGTCGGAGGTTCACCACAGAGTGAAAAACAACCTGGCACTTGTTTCGGGCTTCCTGCAGCTGCAGGCTTTCAGAACAGAACACGACTATACGCAGAAAGTATTGCTTGACAGTCAGAGCCGTATTAAATCAATAGCACTCATTCATGAGGATCTTTACCAATACTCCTCATACACGAAAATCGACGCAAAAAAGAATGCGGCCAAACTGATCGATCATTTAGGGTACTTTTCGGGACAATATGAAAAAATTGATGTACAGCTGACCGGTGATGAAGTGCTGTTGAATATCAATCAAGCCGTCCCGTTTGCCATTGTGATCAACGAGTTGGTGACCAACTGTTATAAACATGCATTTTCGGAAACCGATGAAGGTCACATCAGGGTCGACATCCGAAGACAGGATAAAAAGGTTCTCCTGGAGATAACGGATAACGGTAGGGGATTGCCGGAAAACTTTTCCATGGATGATGAGGAAAGTCTCGGTATGACGCTTGTGAAAGCCCTGGTGACCCAGCTTGACGGTGAGTTCTGCTACCAGCGAAACGAGATAGGAACATCTTTTTTTCTTAGTTTTGATATCTCGGAATCCGTGAAAGGTTCTTCCAGCAATATCTGA
- a CDS encoding DUF2256 domain-containing protein — protein sequence MSKKNLPTKICPVCNRPFTWRKKWQRDWQNVKYCSERCRRNKNSASPLYDPEQN from the coding sequence ATGTCCAAAAAGAATCTGCCAACCAAAATCTGCCCGGTCTGCAACCGTCCCTTCACCTGGCGGAAAAAGTGGCAGCGCGACTGGCAAAACGTGAAGTACTGCAGTGAGCGTTGCCGGAGAAATAAAAATAGTGCCTCACCGTTATATGATCCCGAGCAGAACTGA
- a CDS encoding sodium:solute symporter family protein produces the protein MESGTIILVIVGLYLLVSLVMGIIPSLRITSSVDGYVAGDRSMNVFIMYFVLGASIFSSFAFLGGPGWAYSRGAAAFYIISYGVIGIVPLYFFGPRAWRLGKTYGFVTQAELLANRFNSKGLSVILGFLSVAVFIPYLTLQMIGSGYVLNVISEGMIPYWAGAGITYLVVLIYVYLSGVMGVGWSNAFQGLFMMVLAWFLGIYLPNELYGGIGEMFTAIMDSGEANMLYAPGLAADGETPWDWWGYGSAVLVSAIGFSVWPHFFMRSYAARSPRSFRLSVVLYPTFLLFMVPILLIGFSAVVSFPGVEPADSILPHILMQLDLPAVVIGLFCAGALAASMSSGDAILHSAASVGIRDGIRPLLKRPISDHSERFLIQILVVLLGLISYLFAVVIDISIVSLLLGAYGGVAQIFPVVFAMFYWPRATKSGALAGLFGGIAVNTFFLLMPELKPLPMHEGVYGLIANVGLLTGVSLLTKPDDPERVERFTKSGG, from the coding sequence ATGGAATCCGGAACAATCATTCTGGTCATTGTAGGGCTCTATCTCCTGGTCTCTCTGGTGATGGGAATCATACCCTCGCTTCGAATCACATCCAGCGTAGACGGCTATGTTGCCGGGGACCGCAGCATGAATGTATTTATCATGTATTTTGTGCTGGGCGCGTCGATCTTCTCCTCTTTTGCTTTTCTGGGCGGGCCGGGCTGGGCTTACTCACGCGGCGCTGCTGCGTTCTACATCATATCCTATGGTGTAATCGGTATCGTACCGCTCTATTTTTTTGGTCCCAGGGCCTGGCGGCTTGGCAAAACATACGGATTTGTAACACAGGCCGAACTGCTTGCCAACCGCTTTAACAGCAAAGGACTTTCCGTGATCCTTGGATTTCTGAGTGTTGCGGTATTCATACCCTATCTTACGCTGCAGATGATTGGATCGGGCTACGTGCTGAATGTCATCAGTGAAGGAATGATCCCTTACTGGGCGGGTGCCGGTATCACCTACCTGGTAGTCCTGATTTATGTGTATTTGAGCGGTGTGATGGGAGTTGGATGGTCGAATGCATTTCAGGGACTGTTCATGATGGTTCTTGCATGGTTCCTGGGAATTTATCTGCCGAACGAACTCTACGGGGGCATTGGCGAAATGTTCACCGCCATTATGGATTCGGGAGAGGCGAATATGCTCTATGCACCCGGCCTTGCTGCCGACGGCGAAACTCCGTGGGACTGGTGGGGATACGGATCAGCCGTGCTGGTTTCGGCAATCGGTTTTTCGGTATGGCCCCACTTTTTCATGCGCAGTTACGCAGCCCGAAGTCCGCGTTCATTCCGGCTGAGCGTAGTTCTCTACCCCACATTCCTGCTTTTTATGGTTCCCATACTCTTGATTGGATTCTCAGCCGTAGTGTCATTTCCGGGTGTGGAACCGGCCGACAGCATCCTTCCCCATATCCTGATGCAGCTGGATCTTCCAGCGGTTGTTATCGGGTTGTTCTGCGCCGGTGCACTTGCCGCATCCATGTCATCGGGCGATGCCATACTGCACTCGGCGGCCTCGGTTGGCATTCGGGACGGGATCCGTCCGCTGCTGAAACGTCCAATTTCCGACCACAGCGAGAGGTTTTTAATTCAGATCCTGGTCGTGTTGCTTGGACTGATTTCCTATCTCTTTGCAGTTGTGATCGATATCTCCATCGTTTCGCTGCTTCTTGGCGCATACGGGGGCGTAGCCCAGATCTTTCCGGTTGTGTTTGCAATGTTTTACTGGCCGCGTGCAACAAAAAGCGGAGCGCTTGCCGGCCTTTTCGGAGGGATTGCGGTAAACACTTTTTTTCTGCTGATGCCCGAGCTGAAGCCCCTGCCGATGCATGAAGGGGTCTACGGACTGATAGCCAACGTCGGGCTGCTTACAGGCGTGAGTCTCTTAACCAAACCGGATGACCCTGAACGGGTGGAGAGGTTTACAAAGAGCGGCGGGTAA
- the asd gene encoding aspartate-semialdehyde dehydrogenase, whose product MSKFNAGILGATGAVGQKFIRLLQNHPWFTITALGASERSAGKTYREAANWIEAVPMPDTVAGLSVRNCVSGEFDDVDFVFSGLDSSVATDIEKDFASAGIPVISNAKNYRTDPTVPLLIPEVNPDHIELIKKQKFTADGSGWIVTNPNCVVVPLVTSLKPLYDAFGIDAVVVTSMQAISGAGYPGVASLDILGNVVPYIGGEESKVESEPHKLLGKLNEEGILNASFPIQSTATRVPVENGHMLAVTVGLKNKASASDVIDAMKNWQSPIADLGLPSAPPFPIKIHEDERYPQPRLHADSENGMQTAVGRIRETRVLDISYIAMAHNTVRGAAGGAILNAELLVKKGYL is encoded by the coding sequence ATGTCAAAATTTAACGCAGGAATCCTCGGCGCGACGGGCGCTGTGGGGCAAAAATTTATCCGACTTCTTCAAAACCATCCGTGGTTCACCATCACCGCCCTGGGTGCCTCTGAACGCTCGGCAGGCAAAACATACAGAGAGGCCGCCAACTGGATCGAAGCTGTCCCGATGCCTGACACCGTAGCCGGGCTGAGTGTGCGAAACTGCGTATCAGGCGAATTTGATGATGTTGATTTTGTCTTTTCCGGACTCGATTCGTCCGTAGCCACCGACATTGAAAAAGACTTTGCCTCGGCCGGCATCCCGGTGATCAGCAACGCCAAAAACTACCGCACTGACCCCACCGTACCCCTGTTGATTCCTGAGGTAAACCCGGATCACATCGAACTGATTAAGAAGCAAAAATTTACCGCTGACGGATCCGGCTGGATCGTGACCAATCCAAACTGTGTGGTTGTGCCTCTGGTTACATCACTCAAGCCGCTTTATGATGCGTTCGGAATAGATGCCGTGGTTGTCACTTCCATGCAGGCCATATCCGGCGCAGGCTATCCGGGAGTGGCCAGCCTCGATATTCTCGGAAATGTGGTTCCCTACATTGGCGGGGAAGAATCCAAGGTTGAAAGCGAACCCCATAAATTACTGGGCAAATTAAATGAAGAGGGTATACTGAACGCTTCATTTCCGATTCAGTCCACAGCCACGCGTGTACCCGTTGAGAACGGGCATATGCTGGCAGTGACGGTGGGTCTTAAGAACAAGGCGTCAGCGTCTGATGTAATAGATGCGATGAAGAACTGGCAAAGCCCGATTGCTGACCTGGGACTGCCATCTGCTCCGCCGTTTCCCATAAAAATCCATGAGGATGAACGCTATCCGCAACCGCGCCTGCATGCCGACAGCGAAAATGGAATGCAGACAGCTGTGGGCCGAATCCGCGAAACCCGGGTACTGGATATCTCCTACATTGCGATGGCACACAACACGGTTCGTGGTGCAGCCGGTGGAGCCATTCTGAACGCCGAACTGCTGGTGAAGAAGGGCTATTTGTGA